AACAAAAAGAAGATGGGAGGAATCAAGGAATGAAATACGATTTCCAAGCCGCGGAGCGGCGGATTGAGGAACTGAAACTGATCTATCGGCAAATAAAGGAGCAGCATCAAGAGGACGGCACCTGGGACTGGTGGATCATGGCACAGATCGAGGAGATCGAGCTGGAGATCGAAGAGGCCAAACGCAAAATGGCCGTCAGGCAGGACGGCCATCCAGCAAAAGCTGTTTCAAATGTTATCACTCCGATTATACCTGCTTGGCAAACAGCGAGCAAGGAGGTCGTGCAAAGTGGGAGCCTTTAAGGATTCGATCATCTTCGACGAGGCGGACAGGCCGTTGGACTATTGTGATGATTGTGGAAACGGGATTTATGCGGCCAAGCAATCTGGAAGATCGGCGGAGAGATCTACTGTTGTAGTGCATGCTTCAAAAACGCTATCGGTGCTGTTGAGCCGATGCGGATCACATAATCACATAGTCGAAACCGGCGGCAATGCCCCGCTGGTCGCAGGGAGATGACCGCCCCTGCCTGATGAGACAGGTCTACATATGCGAGGTCAAAGCGTGGCGCAGCCGATGGAGCTGCAACGGCTGGCAGAGAGGTTGGGCTGCTGGCGGCCTCGTGACAAACGAAGAAGGGAGGAGAAACAGTGTTCAAATTGGACGAGTTTGCAAACGGTGCTCTTGCAGAGAAATTCAACATTGAAGCACAGCGAGTGCTGGAGAACATCGCGGATCCCAATACGGATCCAAAGAAGGCACGTACCATCACTTTGACAGTCACACTCAAAGCTGATGAAAACCGCGAACTGGCTATGGTTGACATCAACGCCAAGGCATCCCTTGCACCTGCAAAAGGTGTGCAAACGAAAATCATCATGGGTCGCGACAGACAAGGGAAGGTTGAAGCTGCAGAACTGAAATCTGGCGTAGTCGGTCAAACCTACATCACAGATGAAGGCGATGTAGCTGATGATCGCGGGAACAAAGTTGTGCAATTCAAATAATCGGGGAGGCTAACCCATGTTGAAAGAAGCTCTGCAGTATTTGATTGGTCTTGGAAATGCAAAAATTTTCAATTCTGTTAGCGGCCAGGAGTACGCTTCGCAAACGGTTCACTTGCTCAAACGACCAACACCAGATGCGTTGGTCGTCAGTTTCAACTTCGCTTGCTGGGCGGGAAATTACTTCAAATATAAAACCCAGCGTTGCCGCGCTGGGTTCGCACAATACTATAGTTTGCTCCATCATAGCACAGTTGGAGCATGGAGGTAAATATGATAAAGATCAATAAACTGGAAATTGAAAACGTCAAGCGCGTCAAAGCGGTCAAAATGGAGCCGACCGCGAACGGCCTGACGATTGTCGGCGGGAAGAATAGCCAAGGGAAAACGAGCGTACTGGACGCGATTGCATGGGGCTTGGGCGGAAATAAGTACCGCCCTTCCCAGCCCGCTCGCGAGGGATCAGCAGTACCGCCCTATCTCCATATCGTCTTGTCCAACGGCCTGATCGTTGAGCGTAAAGGGAAAAA
This sequence is a window from Brevibacillus composti. Protein-coding genes within it:
- a CDS encoding replication terminator protein — protein: MFKLDEFANGALAEKFNIEAQRVLENIADPNTDPKKARTITLTVTLKADENRELAMVDINAKASLAPAKGVQTKIIMGRDRQGKVEAAELKSGVVGQTYITDEGDVADDRGNKVVQFK